Proteins encoded within one genomic window of Spiroplasma endosymbiont of Agriotes lineatus:
- the potB gene encoding spermidine/putrescine ABC transporter permease — protein MKKNKDKNNFFSRITHNVKIRFQWLQKNLKKNLQNIKENRFIKKSTNSWVPLMIPYVILMILLIVAPLFILLLYSLISPTNDILIFDFTINNFKSFFYEQSFLASLGRSLLYATVATFFAILIGYPVAYLMAFSKSKLVSKNIWILVTLPIWINMLVKTIGLKTMFDLIERITNVYLLGTPIAIVIGMIYMFIPFVIIPIFNSLDKMDRSWIEASKDLGASSYQTFWRITFRYSMSGIITGIIFMLLQAATSLIVVKYMGQEKITLISSIIEAYFFQGANFGLSTAISVFLGFIILLLVIVLRLLGKKIYGKVGTK, from the coding sequence ATGAAAAAAAATAAAGATAAAAATAACTTTTTTAGTCGGATAACACATAATGTCAAAATTCGTTTTCAATGATTACAAAAAAATTTAAAAAAAAATTTACAAAATATTAAGGAAAATCGTTTTATTAAAAAAAGTACTAATAGTTGGGTTCCATTAATGATTCCTTATGTTATTTTAATGATATTATTAATTGTTGCGCCACTTTTTATTCTCTTATTATATTCGCTAATTAGTCCTACTAATGATATTTTAATTTTTGATTTTACAATAAATAATTTTAAAAGTTTTTTTTATGAGCAATCATTTTTGGCATCATTAGGTCGTTCACTATTATATGCAACTGTTGCGACTTTTTTTGCCATTCTTATTGGTTATCCAGTAGCATATTTAATGGCTTTTTCAAAGTCAAAATTAGTATCAAAAAATATTTGAATATTAGTAACATTGCCAATTTGAATTAATATGTTAGTAAAAACTATTGGCTTAAAAACAATGTTTGATTTAATTGAAAGAATAACTAATGTGTATTTACTAGGAACACCAATAGCAATCGTTATTGGAATGATTTATATGTTTATTCCTTTTGTTATTATTCCTATATTTAATAGTTTGGATAAAATGGATCGTAGTTGAATTGAAGCGAGCAAAGATTTAGGTGCTAGTTCTTATCAAACATTTTGAAGAATTACTTTTCGTTATTCAATGTCAGGAATTATTACCGGAATTATTTTTATGTTATTACAAGCGGCAACAAGTTTAATTGTTGTTAAGTATATGGGACAAGAAAAAATTACTTTAATATCTTCTATTATTGAAGCATATTTTTTTCAAGGTGCTAATTTTGGTTTATCAACCGCAATTTCAGTATTTTTAGGATTTATAATTTTATTATTAGTTATTGTGTTGCGCTTATTAGGAAAAAAAATTTATGGTAAGGTAGGAACAAAATAA
- a CDS encoding UPF0236 family transposase-like protein, which translates to MSKQRIYFDVQFKVLNLLGDGKRYRDVLDALNYCYISKASISNILNKYDIAEYFQLAEKENKNRIDVKNKDLYIQLDETFLVTLDHKVKQDQRIRLVTFHTGHKEKNYKNTRRELENKRGHFLMLKIGKRINTMDYRDLLIRELQKHYASINYDKIIVCGDGDAWIREIANSFGNVRYILDGYHAIKKLKQTAFNIVF; encoded by the coding sequence TTGTCCAAACAACGCATTTATTTTGATGTCCAATTTAAAGTTTTAAATCTTTTAGGTGATGGTAAAAGGTATCGCGATGTTTTAGATGCTCTAAATTATTGTTATATTTCAAAAGCTAGTATTTCAAATATTTTAAATAAATATGATATTGCTGAATATTTTCAACTAGCAGAAAAAGAAAATAAAAATAGAATTGATGTCAAAAATAAGGATTTATATATTCAACTAGATGAGACATTTTTAGTAACATTAGACCATAAAGTTAAACAAGACCAAAGAATTCGTTTAGTTACTTTTCATACCGGACATAAAGAAAAAAATTACAAAAACACTCGTAGAGAATTAGAAAACAAACGAGGTCATTTTCTAATGTTAAAAATTGGTAAGCGAATAAATACGATGGATTATCGTGATTTATTAATTAGAGAATTACAAAAACATTATGCGAGCATTAATTATGATAAAATAATTGTTTGTGGTGATGGTGATGCTTGAATTAGAGAAATTGCCAATAGTTTTGGTAATGTTAGATATATTTTAGATGGTTATCACGCTATTAAAAAATTAAAACAAACTGCATTTAATATTGTTTTTTAA
- a CDS encoding phosphate signaling complex PhoU family protein, protein MSISKCKIIIANDNNINKFYAEILDSAIWRIAKQQPVASDLRHIIGYMSIVKELERISDYARNNIANFYLKAKTPVKYSKYKYVGQLSKKVLKIMQFIIKILVDETRWGKKIIQTIVSLDHIVDNEYNEYNDDINRDCTINRVSK, encoded by the coding sequence ATTAGTATTAGTAAATGCAAAATAATCATTGCGAATGATAATAATATTAACAAATTTTATGCTGAAATTTTAGATAGTGCCATTTGAAGAATTGCTAAGCAACAACCAGTTGCCAGCGATTTGCGCCATATTATTGGTTATATGTCAATTGTCAAAGAATTAGAAAGAATTTCTGATTATGCTCGTAATAACATTGCTAATTTTTATTTAAAAGCTAAAACACCAGTTAAATATAGTAAGTATAAGTATGTTGGTCAATTATCTAAAAAAGTTTTAAAAATTATGCAGTTTATTATTAAAATTCTTGTTGATGAAACGCGATGAGGTAAGAAAATTATTCAAACTATTGTTAGTTTAGATCATATTGTTGATAATGAATATAATGAATATAATGATGATATTAATAGGGATTGCACAATTAACCGTGTCTCTAAGTAA
- a CDS encoding ABC transporter permease subunit — MIKKIFKSSYLLLVLLFIYVPISILIFYSFNNERSLTHFNGNFSLTWYEKFFQDRLFVESIISSLLVAVISTIVSVIIGTLAAIGISKAKKITQSLTLNISNIPLINADVVTAVSLMMLFMALGFNFGLFSLILGHISFNIPYAIITVLPRLKRVHPSIIEASLDLGASPRYTLRKVILPLIWPAIVAASVISFAMSFDDFIISYFTGGNVTNVATYIYTLKRLTPVVNAFGTILISIVAILVLSWNCYTIVSKQIKSRNHKILTEKYRDKIIINSERKLLQLYLQLNNLNLVKNLNILKLKRKIFHLEIKVDKEKLWIKSKKAQIIRRDKRQERISEKRREKYYWLVCWPWRAIIIMTLSFTSLGALTFVYVQNNLYDFKLGIWGEYINSSVVKKFETAYNIKMKVETYDKNEVLYNKMFTTDYDVIVPSDYMASRLIVEDKVEKLDWSRLMPIDNAQVSSGNSCSDLDGTKPADNLWTYLDCGIKKVISVPGYKTEKGLLSDYAVPYFWGDLTILLNFEKPETKNWLIKKGVEILTTNDEKKEEYLNPTTVSWELIWQAAREGKNVFALSDFRSLYGLAFQRINQTVNPERKEDVEFATKLLKELIVNYKNNVTLQSDEIVNSLSAPYDPNSSRLFDIAVMYNGDAVASFYDKNQNIRDRNFKSVRPRKAIPKIDTTTGISNMDVLTPQGTNVWADVAMITKHSTNKDLAYKFLQFVLQDKVQTELSLEFGYNMSLFKATQDIINDEYKTVDSIYLPVANFINGKWVTDIQIADAGFQNKFIKDITDSYTRIISAGLGGY; from the coding sequence ATGATTAAAAAAATCTTTAAAAGTTCTTATTTACTTTTAGTATTATTATTTATTTATGTTCCAATTAGTATTTTAATTTTTTATTCTTTTAATAATGAACGAAGTTTAACGCATTTTAATGGTAATTTTTCATTAACTTGATATGAAAAATTTTTTCAAGATCGGTTGTTTGTTGAATCAATTATTTCTAGTTTGTTAGTAGCGGTTATTTCAACAATTGTTTCAGTTATTATTGGAACTTTAGCTGCCATTGGCATTAGTAAAGCTAAAAAAATAACGCAATCGTTAACATTAAATATTTCTAATATTCCCTTAATTAATGCTGATGTTGTTACTGCGGTATCGTTAATGATGTTATTTATGGCTTTGGGTTTTAACTTTGGTCTTTTTAGTTTAATTTTAGGGCATATTTCTTTTAATATTCCTTATGCAATTATTACGGTTTTACCAAGATTAAAAAGAGTTCACCCATCAATTATTGAAGCATCATTGGATTTAGGTGCTAGTCCGAGATATACTTTAAGAAAAGTTATTTTACCTTTAATTTGACCAGCTATTGTTGCTGCTAGTGTTATTTCTTTTGCCATGTCGTTTGATGATTTTATTATTTCTTATTTTACTGGTGGCAATGTAACTAATGTTGCCACATATATTTATACTTTAAAACGATTAACGCCAGTTGTTAATGCTTTTGGCACAATATTAATTTCAATTGTTGCAATTTTAGTTTTAAGTTGAAATTGTTATACCATTGTTAGTAAGCAGATTAAGTCGCGAAATCATAAAATTTTAACAGAAAAATATCGGGATAAAATTATTATTAATAGTGAAAGAAAATTATTGCAGTTATATTTGCAGTTAAATAATCTTAATCTTGTAAAAAATCTTAATATTTTAAAATTAAAACGAAAAATTTTTCATTTAGAAATTAAAGTAGATAAAGAAAAGTTATGAATTAAATCTAAAAAAGCACAAATTATTCGTCGCGATAAACGACAAGAACGAATTAGTGAGAAAAGAAGAGAGAAATATTATTGATTAGTTTGTTGACCTTGACGAGCAATTATTATTATGACATTAAGTTTTACATCATTAGGAGCTTTAACATTCGTTTATGTACAAAATAACCTTTATGATTTTAAATTAGGAATTTGAGGAGAATATATTAATAGTTCGGTTGTGAAAAAATTTGAAACAGCATATAACATTAAGATGAAAGTAGAAACTTATGATAAGAATGAAGTTTTATATAATAAAATGTTTACTACCGATTATGATGTTATTGTTCCTTCTGATTATATGGCTTCAAGACTTATTGTTGAAGATAAGGTTGAAAAATTGGATTGAAGTCGCTTAATGCCAATTGACAATGCTCAGGTTTCTAGTGGTAATAGTTGTTCAGATTTAGATGGTACAAAGCCGGCAGATAATTTGTGAACTTATCTTGATTGTGGCATTAAAAAAGTAATTTCTGTTCCTGGTTATAAAACAGAAAAGGGATTATTAAGTGATTATGCTGTTCCTTATTTTTGAGGTGATTTAACAATATTATTGAACTTTGAAAAACCAGAAACTAAAAACTGATTAATCAAAAAAGGTGTTGAAATTTTAACTACTAATGATGAAAAAAAAGAAGAATATTTAAATCCGACAACAGTATCATGAGAATTGATATGACAAGCTGCCCGAGAAGGCAAAAATGTTTTTGCATTAAGTGATTTTCGTAGTTTATATGGTTTAGCATTTCAAAGAATTAATCAAACAGTTAATCCTGAGAGAAAAGAAGATGTTGAATTTGCAACAAAATTATTAAAGGAATTAATTGTTAATTACAAGAATAATGTTACTTTACAAAGTGATGAAATTGTTAATAGTCTTTCAGCGCCATATGATCCGAATTCTAGTCGTTTGTTTGATATTGCTGTAATGTATAATGGTGATGCTGTCGCTTCGTTTTATGATAAAAATCAAAATATTCGTGATCGTAATTTTAAAAGTGTTAGGCCGCGAAAAGCAATTCCAAAGATTGATACAACAACAGGAATATCTAATATGGATGTTTTAACACCGCAAGGAACAAATGTTTGAGCTGATGTTGCGATGATTACTAAACATAGTACTAATAAAGATTTAGCGTATAAATTTTTGCAATTTGTTTTACAAGATAAAGTACAAACGGAGTTATCTTTAGAATTTGGTTATAATATGTCTTTGTTTAAAGCAACACAAGATATTATTAATGATGAATATAAAACTGTTGATAGTATTTATTTACCAGTTGCTAATTTTATTAATGGTAAGTGAGTTACTGATATTCAAATTGCTGATGCTGGTTTTCAAAATAAATTTATTAAAGATATTACTGATTCCTATACTCGGATAATAAGTGCCGGTTTAGGTGGTTATTAG
- a CDS encoding AAA family ATPase: MFLKRLEAYGFKSFAKPTKIVFEHGIIGVVGPNGSGKSNINDAIRWVLGEQSIKSLRGDNIQDIIFQGSSEYPQLNMAEVKLIFNNKKRIFPIDFDEVEITRRVYRDNNENEYSINKSRSRLKDVQELILGTGLSKESLAIINQGNVVNFSQFKPEERRLLFEEVANVSKYKKRKLESIRKLEKTEENLVRINDIIIEMERNINYLRRQAKKAQDYVTKKEQLTTIEVAILVKDITSQYEGFRDLQLEIKRYTSQTEDLSVQITNYDNKINLLQENIFTIDNKMQELGQQLDDHLNQLELLQNEKISQQNEKRVNDNNQVQDLGQDANNINQEILQQTKLITEQQNMIDDFQKQRILLNEDLEIAIKKYNLLNKEIYELKSKQDYLIDLQNNNTYYYQGVKTILNNKLHLTGVIDTIDRLINVPSIYQLAIQEALSSSMQHIVVEKDSDAIRAIQFLKANESGIATFLPLNSLRIQMINNDDLSLLKTQKGFIGVAYELLTTNVKFEPVMRFLLGRIIIVENLAQANEIAHLTYRKYNIITLQGDVIRPGGSISGGHKKVKQFLFNNEEQVNSLKTKISELEQLAQTYYQKWQNIKEKLITLNNELEQKQLHLGKFQQSKQSNEQKQRTIQQEYQYLTKKKMQVSNDFNQSLDERLMLENKISNLKLEKLKITEQQQIQRTLRETYSNQLYSLTLEIKKTRDEYKNQEKLLQEYNYQKLAIDNCLQQNLERLAQEYRLTYEYGYEKYGQDLIGDIKKVREQIILLRQELQDLGSVNIDAISEYETINERYQFLKTQEQELNNGKKQLLNAIKDMDEIMITRFDTTIKDINKVLPETFKVLFVGGTASLAYTDPNNILETGIDILVNLPGKTITNLNLLSGGEKSLVALAVLFAILKARPLPIVILDEVEAPLDVANVERFAKYLKSFATETQFIVITHRPGTMENCDTLYGTTMQSKGVTKMVAIRLEQAKNLITSAN; the protein is encoded by the coding sequence GTGTTTTTAAAAAGATTAGAAGCTTATGGGTTTAAATCTTTTGCCAAGCCAACAAAAATAGTTTTTGAACATGGTATTATTGGTGTTGTTGGCCCTAATGGTTCTGGTAAATCCAATATTAATGATGCTATTCGCTGAGTGTTGGGCGAACAATCAATTAAATCATTACGGGGTGATAATATTCAAGATATTATTTTTCAAGGTAGTAGTGAATATCCACAGTTAAATATGGCGGAAGTTAAATTAATTTTTAATAATAAAAAACGCATTTTTCCCATTGACTTTGATGAGGTAGAAATAACTAGAAGAGTTTATCGTGATAATAATGAAAATGAATATTCAATTAATAAAAGTCGTAGCAGATTAAAAGATGTTCAAGAATTAATATTGGGTACTGGTTTAAGTAAAGAGTCATTAGCTATTATTAATCAAGGTAATGTAGTCAATTTTTCACAATTTAAACCAGAAGAAAGAAGATTATTATTTGAAGAAGTAGCTAATGTTTCTAAGTATAAAAAACGCAAATTAGAGTCAATTCGGAAGTTAGAAAAAACTGAAGAAAATTTAGTCCGCATTAACGACATTATTATTGAGATGGAAAGAAATATTAATTATTTGCGTCGTCAAGCTAAAAAAGCACAAGATTATGTTACTAAAAAAGAACAATTAACAACTATTGAAGTGGCTATTTTAGTAAAAGATATTACTAGTCAGTATGAAGGGTTTCGTGATTTACAATTAGAAATTAAAAGATATACTTCTCAAACCGAAGATTTGAGTGTTCAAATTACTAATTATGATAATAAAATTAATTTGTTGCAAGAAAATATTTTCACTATTGATAATAAAATGCAAGAGTTAGGACAACAATTAGATGATCATCTTAACCAATTAGAACTATTACAAAATGAAAAAATCTCACAACAAAATGAAAAAAGAGTTAATGATAATAATCAAGTTCAAGATTTAGGACAAGATGCTAATAATATTAATCAAGAAATTTTACAACAAACTAAATTAATTACTGAACAACAAAATATGATTGATGATTTTCAAAAACAAAGAATTTTATTAAATGAAGATTTAGAGATTGCCATTAAAAAGTATAATCTCTTAAATAAGGAAATTTATGAATTAAAAAGTAAACAGGATTATTTAATTGATTTGCAAAATAATAATACTTATTATTATCAGGGTGTTAAAACAATTTTAAATAATAAACTTCATTTAACAGGAGTTATTGATACTATTGACCGGTTAATTAATGTTCCTAGTATTTATCAATTGGCTATTCAAGAAGCTTTATCTAGTAGTATGCAACATATTGTTGTTGAAAAGGATAGTGATGCTATTCGTGCAATTCAATTTTTAAAAGCTAATGAAAGTGGAATTGCAACATTTTTACCATTGAATAGTTTGCGGATTCAAATGATTAATAATGATGATTTATCATTATTAAAAACTCAAAAAGGTTTTATTGGTGTTGCTTATGAATTATTAACTACTAATGTTAAGTTTGAACCAGTAATGCGTTTTTTATTAGGAAGAATAATTATTGTTGAAAATTTAGCACAAGCAAATGAAATAGCACATTTAACATATCGGAAGTATAATATTATTACCTTACAAGGCGATGTTATTCGTCCTGGAGGCAGTATTAGTGGTGGTCACAAAAAAGTTAAGCAATTTTTATTTAATAATGAAGAGCAAGTTAATAGTTTAAAAACTAAAATTAGTGAATTAGAACAATTAGCTCAAACTTATTATCAAAAATGACAAAATATTAAAGAGAAACTAATAACATTAAATAATGAATTAGAACAAAAACAATTGCATTTAGGTAAGTTTCAACAAAGTAAACAAAGTAATGAACAAAAACAAAGAACAATACAACAAGAATATCAATATTTAACAAAGAAAAAAATGCAAGTTAGTAATGATTTCAATCAATCACTTGATGAACGACTAATGTTAGAAAATAAAATTAGTAATTTAAAGTTAGAAAAATTAAAAATTACTGAACAACAACAAATACAAAGAACTTTACGAGAAACTTATAGTAATCAACTATATTCATTAACTTTAGAAATAAAAAAAACTCGTGATGAATATAAAAATCAAGAGAAATTATTACAAGAATATAACTATCAAAAATTAGCAATTGATAATTGTTTACAACAAAATTTAGAAAGATTAGCCCAAGAATATCGTTTAACTTATGAATATGGTTATGAAAAGTATGGTCAAGATCTGATTGGTGATATTAAAAAAGTTCGTGAGCAAATTATTTTATTACGCCAAGAATTACAAGATTTAGGGTCAGTAAATATTGATGCTATTTCTGAATATGAAACAATTAATGAACGATATCAATTTTTAAAAACACAAGAACAAGAATTAAATAATGGTAAAAAACAATTACTTAATGCTATTAAAGATATGGATGAAATTATGATAACTCGTTTTGATACGACCATTAAAGATATTAATAAGGTTTTGCCAGAAACTTTTAAAGTTCTTTTTGTTGGCGGCACTGCTAGTTTAGCATACACTGATCCTAATAATATTTTAGAAACCGGAATTGATATTTTAGTAAATTTACCAGGAAAAACTATTACTAACTTGAATTTATTATCTGGTGGTGAGAAATCACTAGTAGCCTTAGCAGTACTTTTTGCAATTTTAAAGGCACGCCCTTTACCAATTGTTATTCTTGATGAAGTAGAAGCACCATTAGATGTTGCTAATGTTGAAAGATTTGCTAAGTATTTAAAGTCTTTTGCTACCGAAACACAATTTATTGTTATTACACATCGCCCAGGAACAATGGAAAACTGTGATACATTGTATGGCACAACAATGCAAAGCAAAGGCGTTACTAAAATGGTTGCTATTAGATTAGAACAAGCAAAAAATTTAATTACTTCTGCTAATTAA
- a CDS encoding IS3 family transposase (programmed frameshift), whose amino-acid sequence MGNKTSYSEEFKKQIVMLYKNGKSVINLGKEYNLPKPTIYSWVKNYNNSGSFKAKDNCILEENEIITLRKELKDLKMENDIFKASRTDNGQKITIINSNKKKYSIRKMCKLLNISKSNYYYQINKYTRKIVNNYNQEIISAFNESRQVYGARKIKVVLAHKSINLSRHKIRNIIKNNNLILKYTKTRLKCKNIQVNNDPVNNIVNRDFNNRKINEIIVSDLTYIKVGFKWFYVCLLIDLYNREIVGYSSGPNKNTELVYQAIMRITRPLSKIEIFHTDRGNEFKNNIIDQLLSTFKIQRSLSAKGCPYDNAVAEATYKVFKTEFINGRKFNDLAQLEFELFDYINWYNNLRIHGSLNYLSPVTFRKQMSI is encoded by the exons ATGGGAAATAAAACCTCATACTCTGAAGAATTTAAAAAACAAATTGTCATGCTATACAAAAATGGCAAAAGTGTTATTAATTTAGGGAAAGAATATAATTTACCAAAACCAACTATTTATAGTTGAGTTAAAAATTATAATAATTCTGGTTCATTTAAAGCAAAAGACAATTGCATACTAGAAGAAAATGAAATAATAACTTTACGAAAAGAACTTAAAGACTTAAAAATGGAAAATGACATTT TTAAAGCAAGCCGCACTGATAATGGCCAAAAAATAACAATAATTAATAGCAATAAGAAAAAATATTCGATAAGAAAAATGTGTAAATTATTAAATATTTCAAAATCCAATTACTATTATCAAATTAATAAATACACAAGGAAAATAGTGAATAATTATAATCAAGAAATTATCAGTGCATTTAACGAAAGCCGCCAAGTCTATGGAGCTCGAAAAATCAAAGTAGTATTAGCTCATAAAAGTATTAACCTATCTAGACACAAAATTAGAAATATTATAAAAAACAATAATTTGATATTAAAATACACAAAAACAAGACTTAAATGCAAAAATATTCAAGTAAATAATGATCCAGTAAATAACATTGTAAACCGAGACTTTAATAATAGAAAAATAAATGAAATTATCGTTAGTGACTTAACTTATATAAAAGTGGGTTTTAAATGATTTTATGTATGTCTCCTAATTGATTTGTATAATCGCGAGATTGTTGGTTATAGTTCCGGGCCAAATAAAAATACGGAGTTGGTTTATCAAGCTATTATGCGAATTACTAGACCATTATCAAAAATTGAAATATTTCATACCGACCGAGGTAATGAGTTTAAAAATAATATAATTGATCAATTATTATCTACATTTAAAATTCAAAGATCATTGAGTGCGAAGGGTTGTCCATATGATAATGCAGTTGCTGAAGCAACTTATAAAGTTTTTAAAACAGAATTTATTAATGGTAGAAAATTCAATGATCTTGCACAATTAGAATTTGAATTATTTGATTACATTAATTGATACAATAATCTTAGAATACATGGCAGTTTAAATTATTTATCTCCAGTTACTTTTAGAAAACAAATGTCTATATAA